One Trichoderma asperellum chromosome 5, complete sequence genomic region harbors:
- a CDS encoding uncharacterized protein (EggNog:ENOG41) — protein sequence MAARPQLFTRGLSGLAQGSSSNEISSPAEQRDDAKRNLFKSMRPLPTQHYWDVYFDRQAKDPKAGAGEGEYTAQLEKIGTQIESVQDFWRYNNNTPVENIKMRESIYLFKSGFRPIWEDRRNINGGSWTFRVPKAIGPDFWTRIQLLAIGEKLQSVIDEADQICGVGLSVRFNSHLITVWHRDSSKQNSIDALIACILEDLPAELQPKPDNYFYKKHSDHAGFKAPPELQAVLDTQKRNAAVAAAANAAAAASPTPSASASNPAVTIASPQ from the exons ATGGCCGCAAGACCACAGCTTTTCACCCGCGGCCTGTCCGGCCTCGCGCagggctccagctccaacgAAATCAGCTCTCCGGCCGAGCAGCGCGACGATGCGAAGCGCAATCTGTTCAAGTCGATGCGGCCGCTGCCCACGCAGCATTACTGGGACGTCTACTTTGACAG ACAAGCCAAAGACCCAAAAGCCGGTGCCGGCGAAGGTGAATACACCGCCCAGCTCGAGAAGATTGGCACGCAGATCGAGTCGGTCCAGGACTTTTGGCgctacaacaacaacacccCGGTCGAGAACATCAAGATGCGCGAGTCAATATACCTCTTCAAGTCGGGCTTCCGGCCCATCTGGGAGGACCGCCGCAACATCAACGGCGGCAGCTGGACCTTCCGGGTGCCCAAGGCCATTGGACCCGATTTCTGGACGCGgatccagctgctggccattgGCGAGAAGCTTCAGAGCGTCATTGACGAag CCGACCAAATCTGTGGCGTTGGTCTCTCCGTCCGCTTCAACTCCCACCTCATCACCGTCTGGCACCGAGACTCGTCCAAGCAAAACTCCATCGACGCCCTGATAGCCTGCATCCTTGAGGACCTGCCCGCCGAGCTGCAGCCCAAGCCCGACAACTACTTTTACAAGAAGCACTCGGACCACGCGGGCTTCAAGGCCCCTCCTGAGCTCCAGGCTGTTCTCGACACTCAGAAGCGCaatgctgctgtcgctgccgccgctaatgctgctgcggctgcttctCCTACTCCTTCCGCTTCGGCTTCTAATCCTGCAGTGACGATTGCGTCTCCTCAGTAG